The Manihot esculenta cultivar AM560-2 chromosome 1, M.esculenta_v8, whole genome shotgun sequence genome has a window encoding:
- the LOC110630587 gene encoding receptor-like protein kinase FERONIA, whose protein sequence is MFLGDHPGLYLVLLLHLLPSVTCIKNSQPYTPPDLILLDCGASSSSTSLDGHNWVGDANSKFHASNSETASSAFVASQQDPSVTQVPYMTARVFHSQFTYTFPVSPGPKFVRLYFYPATYSTLDISKSFFSVSANNYTLLNNFSTSLAVSAVNPSVASLIKEYIITVWDNQKLDLTFSPSPSSFSFINGIEIVSMPKDLYVSGNGNPLPYVGAENNPFYLDNTTALETFYRLNVGRKDISSKDDTGMYRTWLQDSNYIFGGGLGVTVIPLDVKVQYTAKTPPYTAPVMVYKTMRSMGGDPNVSLRYNLTWYFSVDAGFNYLLRLHFCEFRSEVTDINQVVFFIYINDQTGEERADVILWSGGNSVPVYKDYVVWIPKGSHSKHDLWLALHPHYDGKYTYADAFLNGLEIFKLNNSDGSLASFGQEVLAAPPPLEGLPKFRGKANKKGSLVVIVGCSVFSGVLVLSLVICFFVVKQRRAVVGVVFAFTIVLLLSVYRRKPRAKDKSFLLPIPQASPPPIDICRQFTIFEIKEATSDFNDGNLIGSGGFGKVYRGFIAYGSIPVAIKRLDSSSNQGAREFKTEIEMLSQLYHVNLVSLVGYCIDEGEMILVYDYMINGTLREHLYETNNNPLPWKQRLEICIGAARGLHYLHTGLSHTIIHRDVKTSNILLDENWVARISDFGLSRIGLNDSAVSTVVKGTWGYLDPEYARFQQLTEKSDVYSFGVVLFEVVCGRKPLDHKLEHEQMNLANWARECIRNGTIYIIIDPYLKAKIAPECFRKYVEIAESCVRNQGSERPSMEDVMGELEFALELQETADAVEERSNPGSEYVYPEVSFYASRYTNPGGRELDQVSTSAYTTWDTDNSTTPCYSH, encoded by the coding sequence ATGTTTCTCGGAGATCATCCAGGTCTCTATCTCGTTTTGCTCCTCCACCTCCTCCCTTCTGTCACCTGTATCAAGAACTCGCAGCCATATACTCCTCCAGACCTCATCCTCCTGGATTGTGGCGCATCGTCTAGTTCTACATCGCTGGATGGACACAACTGGGTTGGTGATGCCAACTCCAAATTTCATGCCTCTAACTCTGAAACCGCGTCATCTGCGTTTGTAGCTTCTCAGCAAGACCCATCTGTAACTCAAGTCCCTTACATGACTGCCCGTGTTTTTCATTCCCAATTCACCTACACCTTTCCCGTCTCCCCTGGCCCAAAGTTTGTTCGTCTCTACTTCTATCCAGCTACTTACTCCACCCTTGACATTTCAAAATCTTTTTTCTCTGTTAGCGCCAATAATTACACTCTTCTTAATAACTTTAGTACCTCTCTTGCTGTTTCTGCTGTGAATCCTTCTGTCGCCTCCCTCATAAAAGAGTATATCATCACCGTGTGGGATAACCAAAAGCTTGACCTCACgttctctccatctccaagttcTTTTTCCTTCATAAATGGCATCGAGATTGTTTCCATGCCCAAGGACCTCTATGTCAGCGGCAACGGTAATCCACTTCCTTATGTGGGCGCCGAGAATAACCCATTTTATTTGGATAACACTACTGCTCTTGAGACATTTTATCGACTGAATGTTGGTAGAAAGGATATCAGCAGCAAAGATGACACCGGAATGTATAGGACATGGCTTCAAGATTCAAATTACATCTTTGGGGGTGGACTTGGTGTCACAGTTATTCCACTTGATGTCAAAGTGCAGTATACAGCGAAGACACCACCCTACACTGCACCTGTAATGGTATATAAAACTATGCGTTCTATGGGTGGTGATCCGAACGTTAGCCTGAGGTACAACCTCACATGGTACTTCTCCGTTGATGCTGGTTTCAACTATCTTCTTAGACTCCATTTTTGTGAGTTTCGATCTGAGGTCACAGATATTAATCAAGTGGTGTTCTTTATATACATCAATGATCAAACAGGTGAGGAAAGGGCAGATGTAATCCTCTGGTCCGGCGGTAACAGTGTTCCGGTCTACAAAGACTACGTCGTGTGGATCCCAAAAGGCAGCCATAGCAAGCATGACTTGTGGCTCGCTTTACACCCCCATTATGATGGCAAATATACATATGCTGATGCGTTTTTGAACGGCCTAGAGATATTCAAGTTGAACAATTCAGACGGTAGTCTGGCCTCCTTCGGCCAAGAGGTACTGGCGGCTCCTCCACCACTAGAAGGACTTCCCAAATTTAGAGGAAAGGCTAATAAGAAAGGATCACTGGTTGTAATCGTTGGTTGTTCTGTTTTTAGTGGTGTTCTAGTGCTATCCCTAGTTATTTGTTTCTTTGTCGTTAAACAAAGGAGAGCCGTGGTGGGTGTCGTATTCGCTTTCACTATAGTTTTACTTTTATCTGTCTACCGGCGAAAACCGAGAGCCAAGGACAAGTCATTCTTGCTTCCCATCCCGCAAGCATCACCACCACCGATTGATATTTGTCGCCAGTTTACGATTTTTGAGATCAAAGAAGCGACATCAGATTTTAACGATGGAAATCTTATCGGCTCTGGGGGATTTGGTAAAGTTTATAGAGGATTTATTGCATACGGGTCCATCCCAGTTGCGATCAAACGTCTAGATTCATCATCAAATCAAGGAGCCCGAGAATTCAAGACTGAAATTGAGATGCTGTCTCAGCTTTACCATGTTAATCTGGTCTCCCTGGTTGGATATTGCATTGACGAAGGCGAAATGATACTTGTATATGATTATATGATCAATGGAACTCTTCGGGAGCATCTCTACGAAACTAATAATAACCCACTTCCATGGAAGCAAAGACTTGAGATATGCATCGGCGCAGCACGCGGATTACACTATCTTCATACTGGTCTTTCACATACAATCATCCACCGGGATGTGAAGACGAGCAACATCTTGCTAGACGAAAATTGGGTTGCtagaatttcagattttggatTGTCCAGAATAGGATTGAACGACAGTGCAGTTAGTACAGTAGTAAAAGGAACCTGGGGATATTTGGATCCTGAATATGCACGATTTCAGCAACTGACAGAAAAATCTGATGTCTACTCGTTTGGTGTGGTTCTATTTGAAGTAGTATGTGGTCGAAAACCACTAGATCACAAGTTAGAGCATGAGCAGATGAATTTAGCCAATTGGGCACGAGAATGCATTCGAAATGGAACAATTTACATCATAATTGATCCATATTTGAAGGCCAAGATTGCTCCAGAGTGTTTCAGAAAATATGTGGAAATTGCAGAAAGTTGTGTGCGTAATCAAGGAAGTGAAAGGCCCAGCATGGAGGATGTGATGGGAGAGCTTGAATTTGCATTGGAGCTACAAGAGACTGCAGATGCTGTGGAGGAAAGAAGCAATCCTGGGAGTGAATATGTGTATCCTGAAGTATCATTCTATGCTTCTCGGTACACCAATCCTGGTGGACGCGAGTTGGATCAAGTTAGTACAAGTGCGTACACAACTTGGGATACAGACAACAGCACTACACCGTGTTACAGCCACTAA
- the LOC110609793 gene encoding receptor-like protein kinase ANXUR1, giving the protein MGLLSSTLDNEVLSADEITPQSPASIVVKLLWERMFGGVTDASDPRLLTLTGLLAYNTREQVAFRSRTREELGDTIREMLLMVICLYFVFRSVSFLPSLLYNSIIVSSFLQVTGVFMEIDARDWTLRSIVDRQIEEARLEENLVASGDNPEVKLVGQNQSVGLENNAVSEVMYRINVGGAFIPPLNDSALFRSWLSDEDCLTISEPSALLFNSAIQLRYTIFTRFAAPDLVYKTGRSMGMDRETNENDNITWEFQVDSESTYFIRLHFCDFQPPITQKGDRVFQIYIANQLAESELADIIDWSGGNGFPTFKDYAVTMGESGSKKLENLSIALHPAVNYTSYSDAILNGIEIFKWLNSEIQTTSIPTSAKPLNNRTTVVAVVVGVVLDFVIVIPLLFFLIVLRRVKDKDSEGDHQDPPLIFTLKCVGGFGNVYRGTINDDPIIVAMIRLSRGSEQGENEFNTEIEMIRLSRGSEQGENEFNTEIEMLSQLRHLHLVSLMGYCNEDHEMMIVYDYMSNGTLRDHLYNTSNSPLPWKQRLEICLENILQIYYKSY; this is encoded by the exons ATGGGGCTGTTATCCTCTACCCTTGATAACGAGGTGTTGAGCGCTGACGAGATCACTCCTCAGTCCCCAGCAAGCATTGTTGTCAAGTTGTTGTGGGAGAGAATGTTTGGTGGGGTCACGGATGCTTCAGACCCACGCCTGCTTACTCTCACCGGCCTTTTAGCCTATAATACTCGGGAGCAGGTGGCCTTTCGCTCTCGAACTCGGGAGGAGCTGGGGGATACgattagggagatgcttctcATGGTAATCTgtctttattttgtttttcgtTCTGtgtcgtttttgccttcattgCTTTATAATTCTATTATTGTCTCTTCCTTTCTCCAAGTGACGGGCGTCTTCATGGAGATCGATGCCCGTGACTGGACCCTTCGAAGCATCGTGGATCGCCAAATTGAGGAGGCCCGTCTCGAGGAAAACCTTGTGGCCTCAG GGGATAATCCGGAGGTGAAATTGGTTGGCCAGAACCAGTCCGTCGGCCTGGAAAACAACGCTGTCTCAGAGGTAATGTACAGAATAAATGTGGGCGGGGCTTTTATTCCACCCCTTAATGACTCTGCCCTGTTTCGAAGCTGGCTCAGCGATGAGGACTGCTTGACAATCTCAGAACCAAGTGCTCTCCTTTTTAACAGCGCCATTCAACTCAGATATACCATCTTTACTCGTTTTGCTGCACCAGACCTAGTCTATAAAACTGGAAGATCCATGGGGATGGACAGGGAAACAAACGAGAACGACAATATCACTTGGGAATTTCAGGTTGATTCCGAGTCCACGTATTTTATCAGGCTTCACTTTTGTGACTTTCAGCCGCCAATAACTCAGAAGGGCGACAGAGTTTTTCAGATATACATTGCAAACCAACTTGCTGAGTCTGAATTAGCAGATATAATTGATTGGAGCGGTGGAAATGGATTTCCTACTTTTAAAGATTATGCGGTGACCATGGGAGAGAGTGGAAGCAAAAAGTTAGAAAATCTATCTATTGCCCTGCATCCTGCAGTTAATTATACCTCATACTCTGATGCAATCCTGAATggcattgaaatttttaaatggcTAAATTCAGAAATTCAGACAACGTCCATCCCAACATCAGCAAAGCCACTGAACAATAGGACAACAGTAGTTGCCGTTGTAGTTGGTGTTGTATTGGACTTTGTTATTGTAATCCCTCTTCTATTCTTCTTGATTGTTCTAAGAAGAGTAAAAGACAAGGATTCTGAAGGAGACCACCAAGATCCGCCGCTCATATTTACCCTCAAAT GTGTTGGAGGGTTTGGCAATGTGTACAGAGGAACCATTAATGATGATCCCATTATTGTTGCGATGATACGGTTGAGCCGAGGTTCGGAACAAGGAGAAAACGAATTCAACACAGAGATAGAGATGATACGGTTGAGCCGAGGTTCGGAACAAGGAGAAAACGAATTCAACACAGAGATAGAGATGCTTTCTCAGCTTCGACACCTTCACTTGGTCTCTCTAATGGGTTATTGCAATGAAGATCACGAAATGATGATAGTGTATGATTATATGAGCAATGGCACCCTTCGTGACCATCTCTACAACACCAGTAATTCTCCTCTACCATGGAAACAAAGGCTAGAGATATGCCTTGAGAATATATTACAAATATATTACAAATCTTATTAA